One genomic window of Anaeromyxobacter diazotrophicus includes the following:
- a CDS encoding ATP-grasp domain-containing protein, which yields MAGAEARRELTALVTGAGAPPGVSIFKALRQSALRPRVVATDADPISVGLFRADAGYVLPRVTADEPAYLSRLEEVCRRERVDLVCFGSEVEMRRVAPFRAELERRTGARLVVNEAALLERFMDKWGMFEALHDRGLPVPETVLAGDRAAAAALVARRGFPLILKPRHGSGSRDLHLVKSAGELAWLTEHVPEPVLQEHLLPDDEEYTVGVYRSPRSGYLGQITFRRSLAAGLTYKAEVVFDEEIAAACRRVVEAFDLWGPVNLQLRKTREGVRVFEINLRFSSSAVMRAHFGFNEAELCLRDLVLGEPLAMPAVRRGWALRYWDEVYLDEEACAAVRRDGRVEGPAGRKEADF from the coding sequence ATCTTCAAGGCCCTCCGCCAGTCGGCGCTGCGGCCGCGGGTGGTGGCGACCGACGCCGACCCGATCTCGGTGGGCCTGTTCCGCGCCGACGCGGGGTACGTGCTGCCGCGCGTGACCGCGGACGAGCCGGCCTACCTGTCGCGCCTCGAGGAGGTGTGCCGCCGCGAGCGGGTGGACCTCGTCTGCTTCGGGTCCGAGGTGGAGATGCGGCGGGTCGCGCCCTTCCGCGCCGAGCTCGAGCGGCGCACCGGGGCGCGGCTGGTCGTGAACGAGGCGGCGCTGCTCGAGCGCTTCATGGACAAGTGGGGCATGTTCGAGGCGCTGCACGACCGCGGGCTGCCGGTGCCGGAGACCGTCCTGGCCGGCGACCGGGCCGCCGCGGCGGCGCTGGTGGCCCGGCGCGGCTTCCCGCTCATCCTCAAGCCCCGCCACGGCTCCGGCTCGCGCGACCTCCACCTCGTGAAGAGCGCCGGCGAGCTCGCCTGGCTGACCGAGCACGTGCCGGAGCCGGTGCTGCAGGAGCACCTGCTGCCCGACGACGAGGAGTACACGGTGGGCGTCTACCGCAGCCCACGCTCGGGCTACCTGGGGCAGATCACCTTCCGGCGCAGCCTGGCGGCCGGGCTCACCTACAAGGCCGAGGTGGTCTTCGACGAGGAGATCGCCGCGGCGTGCCGGCGGGTGGTGGAGGCCTTCGACCTCTGGGGGCCGGTGAACCTGCAGCTCCGGAAGACCCGCGAGGGCGTGCGCGTCTTCGAGATCAACCTGCGCTTCTCCAGCTCGGCGGTGATGCGCGCCCACTTCGGCTTCAACGAGGCCGAGCTGTGCCTGCGCGACCTCGTGCTGGGCGAGCCGCTCGCCATGCCTGCGGTCCGCCGCGGCTGGGCGCTGCGGTACTGGGACGAGGTCTACCTCGACGAGGAGGCGTGCGCCGCAGTCCGCCGCGACGGCCGGGTGGAGGGGCCGGCGGGGCGGAAGGAGGCCGACTTCTGA
- a CDS encoding DegT/DnrJ/EryC1/StrS family aminotransferase gives MGRVHLSVPHMGGREEGYVREAFASNWLSSVGPQLDAFERAFGERLGRPAVALASGTAAIHLGLRLLGVGPGDEVIVSDFTFVASVNPILYLGATPVFVDSEPGSWMMSPALLEEALAERGRRGRPPRAVVVVHLYGQCADLDPIAALCRAHGVPLLEDAAEALGASYRGRPAGSFGDLAAFSFNGNKIITTTGGGVLASPRADWIDKARYWSTQAREPGPAYHHVEVGYNYRMSNVLAAIGRGQLEVLDERVRQRRAVEARYRAALSDLPGVEFMPEAAYGLHTHWLTCLTLDPARAGATRDEVLAALAAEDIEARPLWKPMHLQPLHAHWPRHGGEVSAGLFARGLCLPSSSSLTLADQHRVIEVVRRTARRAAAPARAPAEAGVAFAGAAAAVAPAG, from the coding sequence ATGGGTCGCGTCCATCTGTCGGTGCCGCACATGGGCGGCCGCGAGGAGGGCTACGTCCGCGAGGCCTTCGCGTCGAACTGGCTGTCCAGCGTGGGGCCCCAGCTCGACGCGTTCGAGCGCGCCTTCGGCGAGCGGCTGGGGCGGCCGGCGGTGGCGCTGGCGAGCGGGACGGCCGCCATCCACCTCGGGCTGCGCCTGCTGGGCGTCGGGCCCGGGGACGAGGTGATCGTCTCGGACTTCACCTTCGTGGCGAGCGTGAACCCGATCCTGTACCTCGGCGCGACGCCGGTCTTCGTGGACAGCGAGCCCGGGAGCTGGATGATGAGCCCGGCGCTCCTCGAGGAGGCGCTCGCCGAGCGCGGGCGCCGGGGCAGGCCGCCCAGGGCGGTGGTGGTGGTCCACCTCTACGGCCAGTGCGCCGACCTCGACCCCATCGCCGCGCTGTGCCGCGCGCACGGCGTGCCGCTCCTGGAGGACGCCGCCGAGGCGCTGGGCGCGAGCTACCGCGGCCGGCCGGCGGGCTCGTTCGGCGACCTGGCCGCGTTCTCGTTCAACGGGAACAAGATCATCACCACCACCGGCGGCGGGGTGCTCGCGTCGCCGCGCGCCGACTGGATCGACAAGGCGCGCTACTGGTCCACGCAGGCGCGCGAGCCCGGCCCCGCGTACCACCACGTCGAGGTCGGTTACAACTACCGGATGTCCAACGTGCTCGCCGCGATCGGGCGCGGCCAGCTCGAGGTGCTGGACGAGCGGGTGCGGCAGCGGCGCGCCGTCGAGGCGCGCTACCGCGCCGCGCTCTCGGACCTGCCGGGCGTCGAGTTCATGCCGGAGGCGGCCTACGGCCTCCACACGCACTGGCTCACCTGCCTCACGCTCGATCCGGCGCGCGCCGGCGCCACCCGCGACGAGGTGCTCGCCGCGCTCGCCGCCGAGGACATCGAGGCGCGGCCGCTGTGGAAGCCGATGCACCTGCAGCCGCTGCACGCGCACTGGCCGCGCCACGGCGGCGAGGTCTCGGCGGGGCTCTTCGCGCGCGGGCTGTGCCTGCCCAGCTCGAGCAGCCTCACCCTCGCCGACCAGCACCGGGTGATCGAGGTGGTCCGCCGCACCGCGCGGCGGGCGGCGGCGCCGGCCCGCGCGCCGGCGGAGGCCGGGGTGGCCTTCGCCGGGGCGGCCGCGGCGGTCGCCCCGGCGGGCTGA